The DNA region ACTGTGACAGTGGACCTCGCCCATGGTTAGCCAGGGAGCTGCAGGGAAAAAGAGGGGCGTCCACCCATACTGCAGGTAAGGCCCGGCAGGCAAAACAATAGTCCGGGGCAAGTGGACTTGAACCAACAGCCTCATGGTCCCGAACTACGATCTCAAGTCTCGCTTAGCCTCATCTGTCAGCTTTCAAGGAAGCCGCGGTGCTTCTTCGCTTAGCCATGGCCAGGATCGCCCCGAGAGCGATAGATAGAAAGGACGCAGTCAGCACCCGGTATTCAGGGGGTAGCAGGAAGGTGAAGGTATGGGCGGGTATCCAAAACATGGGGATGGTTTTCAACACCACAAAGGATAGATGATCCCCCCAGTCAACACGGTTAATCATTTCCCTCAAGTGCGGCTTGAGCAGGCCCTCCCCGAAGACTAGGTCCAGGTAGGTGTCGGTAAGACGGTGAAACCCCATGAAGGTGGGGGCAAAGGTCAGGTTCATGATGGCGCTGGTGAGAAAGGCAAAGGCCAGTTTTGAATCCCGGCCCGGCAGCAGCCCCTTAACCAGGAGATGGGTAACCCCGCCGGCAAAGACTTCAAACATCATGGTGATGAGCATGCCGATGAAACCCCAGACCGCCATGCGAGCCCATAGCCCTGCCGGTTTCCGCCAGGTATTCCCGACAATCCTGATTCCCAGCAGTTCACCCATAGTGGCCAGGAGGGCAAACTTCAGGAACCCCGTGAGGTAGGGATGATGCTGGGTCATGGAAAGGAAAAGGCCATGGGTAGTCGGCAGAACCAGCAACAGGACCACGAGAATCAGAGCTAGGAGCCAGATCAAATCTCCTTTCTGCAATGACAACACCTCTTTCTTCACGAGAGTCACAGGTGACTCCTGGTCAACCCAGGCCACAGATTTGGGCCTGCTCCTCACCCCCAAGTACCTGGAGGCACCCTAGGGCCAAGGGCTTCGCTTCGTTCTCGCCCAACGAAGAGGCCGCTGCACCTACTGTACTTGCAGCGGCCCTCAGTCCTCGACATTCTCAGTAGCTGTACCAGCCCTTTCCGGACTTCTTTCCGGTCTCGCCCTTGTTCACTTTCGTAGCCAGCAATGGCGAGGGCGCAAGGCGGGCCTCACCGGTCTCCCGATATGCCGCCTCTTGAGTTGAATACACGAGGTCGATCCCGACCAGATCC from Bacillota bacterium includes:
- a CDS encoding Mpv17/PMP22 family protein, whose product is MQKGDLIWLLALILVVLLLVLPTTHGLFLSMTQHHPYLTGFLKFALLATMGELLGIRIVGNTWRKPAGLWARMAVWGFIGMLITMMFEVFAGGVTHLLVKGLLPGRDSKLAFAFLTSAIMNLTFAPTFMGFHRLTDTYLDLVFGEGLLKPHLREMINRVDWGDHLSFVVLKTIPMFWIPAHTFTFLLPPEYRVLTASFLSIALGAILAMAKRRSTAASLKADR